The following are from one region of the Marinomonas sp. CT5 genome:
- a CDS encoding FtsX-like permease family protein yields MSFALRLMLRDIRSGDLITLLLALIISVSTVSSIGLFIDRLQLSFEKESANLLAADRLIRSDEPIPDQWIGKANELNLQTTQRTSFTTMMFADNSLQLSQLSAVSSGYPLKGAYLVDDTLFGSGKSSTERPNKGEVWVSSRLASLLNIKLGDLVEVGDISLKVSKYLVRDPGSSGSAFAISPRAVMSMEDLAATNVIIPGSRVRYYLLLAGDKEALQQYEDWITPQLKDGQRWRTPTQRGERIGDTIGRAESFLLLAGTLAVVMSGVAMALASARFVKRHLMQVAILKTIGATPRILGRLFLLQLLILFVVGAVIGLAIGWGMQEIIASLLSGLMSTKLPEPSIDRLWLGAATGLISMVVFCFPLMSRLIKISPLSVLQPTAKIEFNSLAIYVVGFIGMFGLMCLYTKGFLLPSIMTVAILGIALFVAAIGWFAFKLGRSLTSGATSGWQIGLASLYRRLIPNLFQLLVFTLIIMLTLILVGIKSSLIADWQQQLPKDAPNHYLFNVQADQIAPIDDQTTQLGLKKSDWFPMVRGRVTAVNDESIQSLYPEEKGEPELYERELNLTWSDTLGKGNELVEGDFAAEGLSVEERAAEEANLTIGDKLTINIGGNVITLPITSVRSVDWGSMQPNFYLILPKSALEDYPANFVSSLFVSDTKAQAFYRSMANFPTVSILNVGDILKQVQTIIGQLSQAIQLVLLCILSAGALVLLASVRSTLEERLEEGALLRVLGARGALVRQALLVEFGALGFFSGLIAAIGAETCLLGLQVFVFDAEASFHPLLWILGPLIGVVIITTIGIFASRTVLKVPPMLLLRGL; encoded by the coding sequence ATGAGTTTTGCCTTACGTTTAATGCTTAGAGACATCCGCAGCGGTGATCTGATTACCTTGTTGTTGGCCTTAATTATTTCGGTGAGCACAGTGTCATCCATAGGTTTATTTATCGACCGTTTACAGCTGTCTTTCGAGAAAGAATCGGCCAATTTATTGGCCGCGGATCGTTTAATACGATCAGATGAGCCTATTCCTGATCAGTGGATAGGGAAAGCCAACGAATTAAATTTGCAAACAACACAAAGAACATCTTTTACAACCATGATGTTTGCGGATAATTCTTTACAGCTTTCGCAATTAAGCGCTGTGAGTAGTGGCTACCCATTAAAAGGCGCTTATCTTGTCGATGATACCTTGTTTGGCAGTGGCAAAAGTTCTACTGAAAGGCCAAATAAAGGGGAGGTGTGGGTATCTTCACGTTTGGCTAGTTTGCTTAATATCAAGCTTGGCGATCTGGTAGAAGTGGGTGATATTTCATTAAAGGTTAGTAAATACCTAGTCCGAGATCCTGGTTCCAGTGGTTCAGCATTTGCTATATCACCACGAGCCGTTATGAGTATGGAAGACCTTGCGGCGACCAATGTGATCATCCCGGGTAGTCGGGTTCGCTATTATCTTTTGCTGGCGGGAGACAAAGAGGCGCTTCAGCAATATGAAGATTGGATAACGCCGCAACTTAAAGACGGTCAACGATGGAGAACTCCCACCCAGCGAGGAGAGCGTATTGGAGATACAATTGGCCGTGCTGAATCTTTTCTGTTATTGGCTGGCACCTTAGCGGTCGTTATGTCTGGTGTGGCTATGGCGTTAGCCTCCGCAAGATTTGTTAAACGCCATCTCATGCAAGTCGCTATTTTAAAAACAATAGGCGCTACACCAAGGATCTTGGGGCGACTGTTTTTATTGCAATTACTGATATTGTTTGTAGTGGGGGCTGTGATTGGTCTGGCTATCGGTTGGGGGATGCAGGAAATCATTGCCTCATTGTTATCTGGCCTCATGTCTACCAAGTTACCTGAACCATCTATTGATCGATTATGGTTGGGAGCGGCAACAGGCCTGATATCGATGGTGGTTTTTTGTTTTCCTCTGATGTCACGTCTCATTAAAATCTCACCATTATCTGTATTACAACCCACCGCAAAAATCGAATTTAATAGCTTGGCTATTTATGTTGTGGGATTTATCGGTATGTTTGGCCTGATGTGTCTTTACACAAAGGGATTTTTACTGCCCAGTATTATGACCGTTGCTATTTTAGGGATTGCTTTGTTTGTGGCGGCTATTGGTTGGTTCGCATTCAAACTTGGGCGCTCTTTAACATCTGGAGCGACCAGTGGTTGGCAAATTGGCCTTGCTTCACTTTATCGCAGGCTGATACCTAATTTGTTCCAACTATTGGTGTTTACACTAATAATCATGCTTACCTTGATTTTAGTTGGAATCAAGTCAAGTTTGATTGCTGACTGGCAGCAGCAGTTGCCAAAAGATGCGCCAAACCATTATTTATTTAATGTTCAAGCTGATCAAATTGCGCCAATTGATGATCAAACCACCCAATTAGGACTGAAGAAGTCGGACTGGTTTCCCATGGTTCGTGGCAGAGTGACGGCGGTAAATGATGAGTCAATACAGTCACTTTATCCCGAAGAGAAAGGCGAGCCAGAACTTTACGAACGAGAATTAAACCTAACCTGGTCCGATACTCTTGGTAAAGGCAACGAGCTTGTCGAGGGTGACTTTGCTGCTGAAGGTTTATCGGTAGAAGAAAGAGCCGCTGAAGAGGCCAACTTAACAATAGGAGACAAGCTGACTATTAATATTGGAGGCAATGTTATCACACTGCCCATTACGTCAGTACGTTCAGTTGATTGGGGATCAATGCAACCGAACTTTTATCTCATTTTGCCTAAGAGTGCGCTGGAAGATTATCCGGCTAATTTTGTAAGTAGCCTGTTTGTAAGTGATACAAAAGCGCAAGCGTTTTATCGGTCAATGGCGAACTTCCCAACAGTCTCAATTTTGAATGTCGGGGATATTTTAAAACAAGTTCAAACAATAATAGGGCAGCTTTCACAAGCGATTCAATTGGTCTTGCTTTGTATACTCAGTGCTGGCGCTTTGGTCCTACTCGCAAGTGTCCGCTCGACTTTAGAGGAGCGTTTGGAGGAAGGGGCTTTGCTACGTGTTCTTGGTGCTCGAGGTGCATTGGTTCGTCAGGCTTTGTTGGTAGAGTTTGGTGCTCTTGGCTTCTTTTCAGGGCTCATCGCGGCGATTGGCGCAGAAACCTGTTTACTTGGTTTACAAGTGTTTGTATTTGATGCCGAAGCGAGCTTTCATCCACTGCTATGGATACTGGGGCCATTGATCGGTGTTGTGATCATTACAACGATTGGTATTTTTGCAAGTAGAACCGTGTTAAAAGTTCCCCCCATGCTTCTATTGCGTGGGTTATAA
- a CDS encoding DNA polymerase II codes for MFVEKIGYIVSRHTRDVSGHIEMSLFIKTPEGTVKVLPDRQLSVFFTNAPLQSLPNDLPGIKYSDPGLKSFNNEPVVLVQSASLMLHQQMISLVKRHGYAVYEEDIKAHNRYLMERHIRGAVRFIGIPDANNQTFRQARVIAGDWQPNWNVWSLDIETSVSTNTLLSIGITSKDQRVAFVVTDIETSSPTIRRFSDEKSLLLAFIRYVKKHSPDIFIGWNLIGFDLQFIDQRCQLLGIRPAFGVNGESWSIRSSDNQGKYFASIPGRVALDGITLLKVGGYHFESYSLNNVSNEILDDGKLLHGNERWQEIERLHREDLDAFVAYNLQDCDLVMRIFEKLKLIELQQTRVDLTGIPFEQTGGSVAAFENLYLPRLHSAGWVAPAWSDDDFVASPGGFVMSSRPGLYKNVLVFDFKSLYPSIIRTFHIDPLARISAQYSVNTGNNEPTGDHLVPGFLGASFDRHQAILPSLVGELAQAREEAKKVGNAILSYAIKIIMNSFYGVLGSNVCRFYHAELASSITMRGHELLARTQSWMEERGARVIYGDTDSLFVTLDDDALDPQKLGEQLRDDINACLSEWCEEYAQLDSHLELEFERVYERFFMPTIRGQEEGSKKRYAGRSKGELVFKGLEAARTDWTPMARQFQRTLFEKVFNDENPVSFIQETIATLRAGGYDEQLIYSKQLSRPLSSYTKNKPPHVRAAAIIDQKRAEQGLPLEYNKGRKRVYYVYQRSGVVPYESVEDLVDLDYEHYIEKQIEPIADSILPFFKTDMASLLSQQISLL; via the coding sequence ATGTTTGTAGAAAAAATTGGCTACATTGTGAGTCGTCACACTCGAGATGTGAGTGGCCACATTGAAATGAGCCTATTTATAAAAACACCTGAAGGAACAGTAAAAGTTCTACCAGATAGACAGCTTAGTGTTTTTTTCACCAATGCTCCGTTACAAAGTCTTCCAAATGATCTGCCTGGGATCAAGTATAGTGACCCCGGCCTAAAATCATTCAACAACGAGCCTGTTGTATTGGTTCAAAGCGCAAGTTTAATGCTTCATCAGCAAATGATTAGCTTAGTAAAGCGTCATGGTTATGCCGTGTACGAAGAAGATATTAAGGCACATAACCGTTATTTGATGGAGCGCCATATACGTGGTGCCGTACGTTTTATTGGTATCCCTGATGCGAATAATCAGACATTTCGACAGGCAAGAGTGATTGCCGGTGATTGGCAGCCTAATTGGAATGTCTGGTCATTGGACATAGAAACCTCTGTTTCCACCAATACGTTACTGTCTATCGGTATTACATCAAAGGACCAGAGGGTTGCTTTTGTTGTCACTGATATAGAGACCTCATCCCCAACCATCCGCCGTTTCAGTGATGAGAAAAGTTTATTGCTCGCCTTTATTCGGTATGTGAAGAAACATTCTCCAGATATTTTCATTGGGTGGAATTTGATTGGTTTTGATTTGCAGTTTATTGATCAACGCTGTCAACTGTTAGGAATCCGCCCCGCATTCGGTGTTAATGGTGAAAGTTGGAGTATTCGATCATCTGACAACCAAGGAAAGTATTTTGCGAGCATTCCTGGGCGTGTGGCGTTAGACGGTATTACTTTACTAAAAGTGGGTGGTTACCATTTTGAATCTTATAGTCTTAATAATGTCAGCAATGAAATCCTTGATGATGGCAAGCTATTGCACGGAAATGAGCGCTGGCAAGAAATAGAAAGATTGCATAGGGAAGATCTAGACGCTTTTGTGGCCTACAACCTACAAGACTGTGATCTTGTTATGCGTATATTTGAAAAGCTAAAGCTTATCGAACTACAGCAAACGCGAGTCGATTTAACTGGGATTCCTTTTGAACAAACGGGTGGCTCAGTCGCGGCATTTGAGAATTTGTATTTACCTCGCTTACACTCTGCTGGTTGGGTTGCCCCCGCTTGGAGTGATGATGATTTTGTTGCAAGCCCCGGAGGCTTTGTTATGTCATCTCGGCCTGGCTTGTATAAAAATGTGCTCGTTTTCGACTTTAAGAGTTTGTACCCAAGTATTATCCGTACCTTTCACATTGACCCTTTGGCGCGCATTTCAGCGCAATACTCCGTCAATACCGGTAATAACGAACCAACTGGTGATCACTTGGTACCTGGATTTTTAGGCGCCAGTTTTGACCGACATCAGGCCATTTTACCTTCTCTTGTCGGTGAGCTTGCTCAGGCGCGTGAAGAAGCCAAAAAAGTCGGTAATGCCATTTTAAGCTACGCCATCAAAATCATTATGAATTCCTTTTACGGTGTTCTCGGTTCTAATGTCTGTCGCTTCTATCATGCAGAATTAGCCAGCTCTATTACTATGCGTGGTCATGAGCTGCTAGCAAGAACGCAATCTTGGATGGAGGAAAGGGGCGCTAGAGTTATTTACGGCGACACAGACTCTCTTTTTGTTACGCTTGATGACGATGCGTTAGATCCTCAAAAACTAGGTGAGCAATTACGTGATGATATTAATGCGTGTTTATCTGAATGGTGTGAAGAATACGCCCAACTCGATTCTCACTTAGAACTTGAGTTCGAGCGTGTCTATGAGCGCTTTTTTATGCCAACAATACGAGGGCAAGAGGAAGGCAGTAAAAAACGATACGCGGGAAGATCGAAAGGTGAGCTTGTTTTCAAAGGATTGGAAGCCGCTCGAACGGATTGGACACCGATGGCAAGGCAATTTCAACGTACTCTATTTGAAAAAGTGTTTAATGATGAAAACCCAGTTAGCTTTATTCAAGAAACCATTGCAACGCTCAGGGCTGGTGGCTATGACGAACAGCTGATCTACAGTAAACAGTTGAGCCGTCCTTTATCCTCTTACACTAAAAATAAGCCACCTCACGTTCGAGCGGCCGCCATCATTGATCAAAAAAGAGCAGAGCAGGGGCTTCCCTTAGAGTACAACAAAGGACGAAAGAGAGTGTATTACGTCTATCAACGTTCTGGTGTCGTGCCTTATGAAAGCGTCGAAGATTTGGTTGATTTAGATTACGAGCATTATATTGAAAAGCAGATCGAGCCTATCGCAGACAGTATTTTGCCATTTTTTAAAACTGATATGGCTAGTTTGCTCTCACAGCAAATTTCTTTGCTTTGA
- a CDS encoding TatD family hydrolase, producing MIDIGVNINHRFFLDDLDKTIDEMLQAGVHGMICIASDLEESKQIQALCDSRSSMWNTLGCHPHQAKTWNADTKRHLADLINIKRPVAIGETGLDFNRNYSSRQEQFYAFDEQIELATDHQLPLYLHERDAHTEMVEILKKHPSLAQHSIIHCFTGSRAQLDRYLELGLSIGITGWVCDERRGEDLQLSIPHIPLDKLLLETDAPYLLPRNIRPRPKKNHPKFLPWVAKEVARLKGISVEELIQASLSNTERVFGIRTSD from the coding sequence ATGATAGATATTGGCGTAAATATTAATCATCGCTTCTTTCTTGATGATTTAGATAAGACCATTGATGAAATGCTACAGGCAGGAGTTCACGGCATGATTTGCATCGCTTCTGACCTAGAGGAAAGCAAGCAAATCCAAGCCTTATGCGACAGCCGCTCAAGCATGTGGAATACATTAGGTTGCCATCCTCACCAAGCTAAAACTTGGAATGCGGATACAAAACGTCACCTTGCCGACCTTATTAACATTAAAAGACCGGTTGCCATTGGCGAAACTGGTTTGGACTTCAACCGTAATTACTCCAGTCGACAAGAACAGTTCTACGCATTTGACGAACAAATAGAATTAGCAACGGACCACCAGCTTCCGCTGTACCTTCATGAAAGGGACGCCCACACAGAGATGGTCGAGATTCTGAAAAAACACCCTTCTTTGGCTCAACACTCTATCATTCATTGCTTTACAGGTAGCCGAGCTCAGCTAGATCGTTATTTAGAGTTAGGCTTGTCAATCGGTATCACAGGTTGGGTGTGCGATGAGCGTCGAGGCGAAGATTTACAATTATCGATACCGCACATTCCTCTCGATAAATTGTTACTCGAAACCGATGCGCCTTACCTTCTACCTCGTAACATTCGACCACGTCCGAAGAAAAACCACCCAAAGTTCTTACCTTGGGTAGCGAAAGAGGTAGCTAGACTTAAAGGCATTTCAGTGGAAGAGTTGATTCAAGCCAGCCTCAGCAATACGGAAAGAGTGTTTGGCATTCGCACAAGTGATTAA
- a CDS encoding HDOD domain-containing protein has product MKNNDVLFCTKAVVNLNSQTIAYFIVHPDNKIEEKDASFLSSLFIDSNITEITQQKTIFFQSHIDQLSKLPLQSNIHMVIFIDGIELQEEHLDTLSALRLDGYELGIKNPDLKAIPPAILDVFTSVVFNLNQCSIENVIESCKNELISTKNIWIDEVEKEDQFNTLKQAIPEASFSGNFIKRVNTIKGKRILAYKAILIDLLIALNDQESSPRVLADYIERDPTLTYRVIKLTHTAHYRSQFNVSSAQRAVEIIGIRDLIKWVSLVMLSSISGKPDCLFPMAVSRACFCQSLAKALSPKVDGAFIVGLFSYLPSFLDDDLPSLLKNLPLEENIKAALLEYKGNLGGVLRIVEDYEAGRWEKIPLEQLQSKNITKQSLKDLYVESFKEAKEMMSL; this is encoded by the coding sequence ATGAAGAACAACGATGTGCTTTTTTGTACTAAAGCAGTTGTAAACCTTAATTCACAGACGATTGCCTACTTTATAGTACACCCAGATAACAAAATAGAAGAAAAGGATGCCTCTTTTTTAAGCTCTCTCTTTATCGATTCTAATATTACCGAAATAACTCAACAAAAAACCATTTTTTTTCAAAGCCATATTGACCAGCTTAGCAAGCTTCCTCTGCAAAGCAATATTCATATGGTTATTTTTATTGATGGCATAGAGTTACAAGAAGAACATCTTGATACACTTTCAGCTCTTCGCTTAGATGGTTACGAACTAGGTATTAAAAATCCCGATTTAAAGGCTATTCCACCCGCAATTTTAGATGTATTCACTTCTGTTGTTTTTAATTTGAACCAATGTTCTATCGAAAACGTAATCGAGAGCTGCAAGAACGAACTGATATCAACAAAAAATATCTGGATAGATGAAGTAGAAAAAGAAGATCAGTTTAATACACTTAAGCAAGCCATTCCTGAAGCGTCTTTTAGCGGTAACTTCATCAAACGAGTCAATACAATTAAAGGGAAACGAATTCTCGCTTACAAAGCCATTTTGATTGATTTATTAATCGCATTAAATGATCAAGAGTCCTCACCTCGTGTATTGGCTGATTATATTGAACGGGATCCAACCTTAACTTATAGAGTAATAAAACTAACCCATACCGCTCATTATCGTAGTCAATTTAACGTCTCTAGTGCTCAGCGTGCTGTCGAAATAATCGGGATTAGAGACCTTATAAAGTGGGTAAGTTTGGTCATGTTAAGCAGCATATCAGGAAAGCCTGATTGTTTGTTTCCAATGGCCGTGTCTCGTGCCTGCTTCTGCCAAAGTCTAGCCAAAGCATTATCGCCAAAAGTAGATGGTGCTTTTATTGTCGGTCTTTTCTCTTATTTACCGAGCTTTTTAGATGATGACCTTCCTAGTCTTTTGAAAAACCTTCCCCTCGAAGAAAATATCAAGGCGGCCTTACTTGAGTACAAAGGTAATTTAGGCGGTGTGCTGCGAATTGTAGAAGACTACGAAGCCGGTCGATGGGAAAAAATCCCTCTTGAACAGTTACAAAGCAAAAACATAACCAAACAATCACTGAAAGACTTATATGTTGAGAGTTTTAAAGAAGCAAAAGAGATGATGTCACTATGA
- a CDS encoding chemotaxis protein CheV, producing MASMLDAIDQRTKLVGENRLELLMFRLGGMQMFAINVFKVQEVVQLPKLNLMPHRHPSVAGVTHFRNRTIPVIDLSESIGMRPIDRSQPCNLIVTEYNNTVQGFMVGEVDRIINMNWNEILPPPDGAGRQHYLTAITRVNDRIVEIIDVEKVLAEISPYDTTVSDDIIDKELMSLAKGLEVLVVDDSSVGLAQCRSTLDFMGITVHTATDGKKGLETLKRWAAEGEVVPEKLLMMITDAEMPEMDGYRLTREVREDPMLKDLYIVLHTSLSGSFNKAMVQKVGCDDFLSKFQPDKLASLIQERIRSVIEKE from the coding sequence ATGGCAAGCATGTTAGACGCTATAGACCAAAGAACCAAGTTAGTAGGTGAAAACCGCTTGGAGCTACTCATGTTCCGTCTTGGCGGAATGCAGATGTTTGCAATCAACGTTTTCAAAGTCCAAGAAGTAGTTCAACTGCCAAAATTAAATTTAATGCCACATAGACATCCATCGGTAGCAGGGGTAACGCATTTTCGTAACCGTACTATTCCAGTCATCGATTTGTCTGAGTCCATTGGTATGCGTCCAATTGATCGCAGCCAGCCATGTAACCTTATTGTTACAGAGTATAACAATACTGTTCAAGGGTTTATGGTTGGGGAAGTTGATCGTATTATCAATATGAATTGGAATGAAATTTTACCTCCACCAGATGGCGCTGGACGCCAGCATTATTTAACAGCCATTACTCGAGTTAATGATCGTATCGTCGAAATTATTGATGTGGAGAAAGTATTAGCTGAGATTTCACCCTACGACACAACAGTCAGCGATGACATTATTGATAAAGAGCTAATGTCTTTGGCAAAAGGGTTGGAAGTGCTTGTCGTCGATGATTCTTCGGTTGGTCTTGCTCAGTGTCGCTCCACACTCGATTTTATGGGAATTACAGTACATACGGCAACTGACGGTAAAAAAGGCCTTGAGACTTTAAAGAGGTGGGCGGCAGAGGGTGAAGTTGTACCTGAAAAGCTCCTTATGATGATCACCGATGCCGAAATGCCTGAAATGGATGGCTATAGGCTAACTCGTGAAGTGCGTGAAGATCCTATGCTAAAGGATCTCTACATTGTTTTACATACATCATTAAGCGGAAGTTTTAACAAGGCAATGGTTCAAAAAGTTGGCTGCGATGATTTTTTATCTAAGTTTCAGCCAGATAAGCTCGCTTCTTTGATACAAGAAAGAATTCGTTCTGTTATCGAAAAAGAGTAG
- a CDS encoding sulfite exporter TauE/SafE family protein, which translates to MPTYEIFLLWVLIGAATGSVTALIKTSPTLIAIPCLYFFFPVFDLSFEGLMLPIVATCIIAFIPANLYAWLSSMRSGAVDHQTLMKYAPGIAMGGVIGAQLLSLIDITTFKFLFSCMAVIAILSSVFFIKYENESEDKNITTESTMTNLPLGLAIGGMSLITGSNGEVFSRILCQFKKIALSRQQGTVEGLVLFSSIAALVGFVYPAQSFDHYNLSGFVGALHIPSVTILAISHLFFFWLCLDRGTELDKRVLKISFVVFVVCSLFRLWFS; encoded by the coding sequence ATGCCAACTTACGAAATATTTCTTTTATGGGTTCTTATTGGTGCAGCAACTGGCTCGGTTACTGCTCTTATTAAAACTTCTCCAACGCTTATTGCTATCCCATGCTTATATTTCTTTTTTCCAGTCTTTGACCTTTCTTTTGAGGGGTTAATGTTACCCATTGTCGCGACTTGCATTATCGCATTCATTCCTGCGAATCTTTATGCTTGGTTAAGTTCAATGAGGTCTGGTGCTGTAGATCATCAAACTTTGATGAAATACGCTCCGGGTATCGCTATGGGTGGTGTCATTGGTGCACAGCTTTTATCTCTTATTGATATTACAACCTTCAAATTTCTTTTTTCTTGTATGGCTGTCATTGCCATATTAAGTAGTGTCTTTTTTATCAAATATGAAAATGAGAGTGAAGATAAAAACATAACCACCGAATCAACAATGACGAACCTACCACTTGGCCTAGCCATAGGAGGGATGTCACTCATAACAGGAAGCAATGGTGAAGTCTTTAGTCGTATCTTATGCCAATTTAAAAAAATAGCATTAAGTAGACAACAGGGTACTGTTGAAGGGCTAGTGTTATTCTCATCTATTGCTGCTCTGGTTGGTTTTGTTTACCCAGCACAAAGCTTTGATCACTATAATCTAAGTGGTTTTGTCGGAGCGTTACATATACCATCAGTCACTATTTTAGCAATCAGCCATTTGTTTTTTTTCTGGCTTTGCCTTGATAGAGGCACAGAATTAGATAAGCGTGTATTGAAGATAAGTTTTGTGGTTTTTGTGGTCTGTTCTTTATTTCGGTTATGGTTTAGCTAG
- the hemH gene encoding ferrochelatase: protein MKNSSDYGVLMMNLGTPDAPKTPEVRRYLREFLSDSRVVDLNPLIWKPILNLIILTLRPPKVAKIYQQVWMEEGSPLLVLSERLKDNVKSALVKKTGRAVPVELAMTYGNPSVENAAKKLRDQGVKNIVVIPMYPQFSATTTAAAYDRLMKSLKHCPHWPSLQLLHDYAEHPLYVEALANSVRTQWDKQGERRHLVFSYHGIPKRYVTNGDPYSRRCEATSRLVAEALELGDHEWTHVYQSRFGREEWLKPYADATLKALPSMGVKKINVISPAFSIDCIETLEEVTLELGDEFKNNGGLAFDYIPALNDSPDQVDLYVDLIEKNTKQWI from the coding sequence ATGAAAAACTCAAGCGACTATGGCGTATTGATGATGAATTTGGGGACACCGGATGCACCGAAAACTCCAGAAGTACGTCGCTATCTTAGAGAATTTCTTTCAGATTCTCGTGTTGTTGACCTTAATCCTCTTATTTGGAAACCAATCCTTAATTTAATTATATTAACGTTACGCCCACCCAAGGTAGCTAAAATTTACCAACAAGTATGGATGGAGGAAGGTTCTCCTTTATTAGTACTTAGTGAGCGCTTGAAAGATAATGTTAAATCCGCTTTAGTCAAAAAAACTGGACGGGCAGTCCCTGTGGAATTAGCAATGACTTACGGGAATCCGAGCGTAGAAAATGCGGCCAAAAAGCTAAGAGATCAAGGCGTTAAAAATATTGTGGTGATTCCTATGTATCCACAATTCTCCGCTACTACGACAGCGGCGGCTTATGATCGTCTCATGAAGTCATTAAAACATTGTCCACACTGGCCATCTTTACAGCTTCTGCATGATTATGCAGAACACCCTTTATACGTTGAAGCCTTAGCAAACTCAGTGCGGACCCAATGGGACAAGCAAGGGGAGAGGCGTCATCTTGTTTTTTCTTATCATGGTATTCCAAAACGTTATGTAACAAATGGCGATCCTTATTCACGTCGCTGTGAAGCAACCAGCCGTTTGGTTGCAGAAGCATTAGAGCTGGGCGATCATGAATGGACGCATGTGTATCAGTCACGGTTTGGTCGGGAGGAGTGGCTTAAGCCTTATGCCGATGCTACGTTGAAGGCGTTGCCCTCGATGGGAGTGAAAAAAATTAATGTCATCAGTCCTGCTTTTTCCATTGATTGCATTGAAACGCTTGAAGAAGTGACTTTGGAATTAGGTGATGAATTTAAAAATAATGGCGGCTTAGCATTTGATTACATTCCCGCTTTAAATGATTCCCCGGATCAAGTTGATTTGTACGTCGACTTAATTGAGAAAAACACTAAGCAATGGATTTAG